The Paenibacillus sophorae genome has a segment encoding these proteins:
- a CDS encoding type 2 lanthipeptide synthetase LanM family protein: protein MNNKYYVYSERELVTDAASNAEVQEKTSYWRTLFNDDQDWLNKSISIFTNDDVESIAKSSLSASIELNTSSSYDHDHWLNIKYLFFATYSESGFTTDNTIQNPLFFDTLLMRFAYVADLELASHKLALPASIKDKTLYHLKKTLLEIGYQTLILELNVLRVQEQLTGGSPEERYHSFNRLFLNDISYIHSFFDEYPVLLRLMCTKTAYWVQNVAELLHRLSNDAEQISQQFGVSGDIIDLDLGLGDSHDKGKMVAIITFANGRVVYKPRSHEVDIKFQQILSWVNLRQPPRKLATYTILNCGTYGWSNFVVYRECDQLEQLNDYYIRLGQILAILYSIDAVDFHHENIIACKDHPILIDLESIFHQSKQNEVSMDTAISKARYILTRSVNSTGILPFNSYYEKKDSNRVLDLSGLSGKEAQEAPFKAYQIKQSFRDDMHLAKDSFQIQEAQNVPKLNGEPVEILEYLNFIVDGFRQVYQLIQTNKTSYLALLTIFETCPVRTIIRPTAVYAQLLQRSYHPDFLRDAVDREVFLCRLEKFINEDTNYDVARSELLDLLNGDIPYFLSSPATTHLEAANQTFVAEYFEKAALTRVREKIDSLSDTDLGEQLHVIRMSILASFNAKHHKDTLILSKETGNISLEAVTVTDILNCSKRVGEYVLDQRITAEGSEDISWISTMIKGIDEVSWTISPVNLDFYNGVAGIGFYLSYLGKIFPEHNVFQEVTIRCVNTVIDSLNELQKQDMDWTPYMEVGGFTGISSYLYFLQHASVNLHRPEWFQAVLQFLPLLEELIEKDEQFDVTSGSAGALMVFLSLYEQQQEKELLVLAERCVQHLQRNATAMSTGIAWRDPYHQKFYTGFAHGSSGILAALAKFNKVMDAGSIKRTIHEGLLFERSMYVSKEKNWKSIGRDQLSVAWCHGAPGILLSRHILQESGYHDNDLESEIDAGLETTIKLGLDNNRSFCHGDFGQLEILSNFSSQSSDIQAVTSDLSGRLFEYYNKHGMTGGVSRGVEAVGLMLGWSGVGFGLLQQALPGNLPQILHLSPPVRS, encoded by the coding sequence ATGAACAATAAATATTATGTCTACAGTGAAAGAGAACTCGTTACGGATGCGGCCAGCAATGCGGAGGTACAGGAAAAAACCTCTTATTGGCGTACTTTGTTTAACGATGACCAAGATTGGCTTAACAAATCGATTTCCATCTTTACAAATGACGATGTGGAATCAATTGCTAAATCCTCTTTATCTGCTTCTATCGAATTAAATACCAGTAGTTCATACGATCATGATCATTGGCTGAATATAAAGTACCTTTTCTTTGCCACTTACAGCGAATCCGGCTTTACGACGGATAACACAATACAAAATCCCCTTTTCTTTGATACCCTTCTGATGCGCTTTGCGTATGTGGCCGATTTGGAGCTTGCTTCCCACAAGCTAGCTTTACCTGCTTCAATTAAGGACAAAACCTTGTATCACCTGAAAAAAACACTTCTGGAAATCGGCTATCAGACCCTTATTCTTGAATTGAACGTGTTACGGGTTCAAGAGCAGTTGACCGGTGGTAGTCCAGAAGAAAGATACCACAGCTTCAACCGTCTTTTCCTGAATGATATCTCCTATATCCATTCCTTTTTTGATGAATACCCGGTTCTGCTCCGGCTCATGTGTACGAAAACCGCCTATTGGGTACAAAATGTTGCCGAATTACTGCACCGCCTATCAAATGATGCTGAACAAATTAGCCAGCAGTTCGGCGTCAGCGGGGATATAATCGATCTGGATCTCGGCCTTGGCGACTCCCATGATAAAGGAAAAATGGTCGCTATTATCACCTTTGCGAACGGAAGAGTTGTCTATAAACCTCGAAGCCATGAGGTGGATATCAAGTTCCAACAGATCTTGAGCTGGGTCAACCTCAGACAGCCGCCGAGAAAATTGGCCACATATACGATTCTGAATTGCGGAACCTACGGCTGGTCCAATTTTGTCGTATACCGGGAATGTGATCAACTGGAGCAATTGAACGATTATTACATACGGCTGGGTCAAATACTGGCCATTTTGTACAGTATTGATGCCGTAGATTTCCATCATGAGAACATCATTGCCTGCAAGGATCATCCGATTCTGATTGACCTGGAGTCTATATTCCATCAGTCTAAACAAAATGAAGTTTCCATGGACACCGCAATTTCTAAAGCCCGCTACATACTAACGCGTTCGGTTAACTCGACTGGCATTCTTCCGTTCAATTCCTATTATGAAAAAAAAGACAGCAACCGAGTATTGGACCTAAGCGGTCTTAGCGGCAAGGAGGCTCAGGAAGCGCCGTTTAAGGCTTATCAGATCAAACAATCTTTTCGTGATGACATGCACCTGGCCAAAGACTCCTTCCAGATTCAAGAGGCGCAGAATGTACCGAAGCTTAACGGCGAGCCTGTCGAAATTTTGGAATATTTGAATTTCATTGTGGATGGATTCAGGCAGGTATACCAACTCATTCAAACGAACAAAACATCTTACCTTGCTCTCTTGACGATTTTTGAGACATGTCCTGTACGGACGATTATTCGGCCAACAGCCGTCTATGCCCAGCTACTGCAACGAAGCTACCATCCAGATTTCCTTCGGGATGCCGTTGACCGGGAAGTATTCTTGTGCAGGCTGGAGAAATTCATTAATGAAGACACGAACTATGATGTCGCGAGAAGCGAGTTGCTCGATCTTTTGAATGGAGATATTCCCTATTTCCTCTCATCGCCCGCCACCACACATTTGGAAGCAGCGAACCAAACGTTTGTCGCCGAATATTTTGAGAAGGCAGCCCTGACCCGGGTTAGGGAAAAAATTGATTCCTTATCGGACACTGATCTGGGCGAACAGCTACATGTCATTCGGATGTCTATATTGGCCTCCTTTAACGCTAAGCATCACAAGGACACGCTGATCTTAAGTAAAGAGACTGGGAATATTTCGCTTGAAGCGGTAACCGTCACCGATATTCTGAACTGCTCCAAACGGGTGGGCGAATACGTATTGGATCAGCGCATTACCGCCGAAGGTAGTGAAGATATAAGCTGGATTAGCACGATGATTAAAGGCATCGATGAAGTATCCTGGACTATATCGCCTGTTAACCTAGACTTTTACAACGGAGTGGCCGGAATCGGTTTTTATCTTAGTTATTTAGGGAAAATTTTCCCTGAACATAACGTTTTCCAGGAAGTAACCATACGGTGTGTCAATACAGTTATAGATTCGTTAAACGAGCTGCAAAAGCAGGATATGGACTGGACTCCTTATATGGAAGTAGGCGGATTTACGGGAATTTCAAGCTACCTCTATTTCCTTCAGCATGCCTCGGTCAATCTGCATCGTCCCGAATGGTTCCAAGCCGTGCTGCAATTTCTACCGCTGCTTGAAGAGCTGATCGAAAAGGACGAACAATTCGATGTCACCAGCGGATCGGCGGGAGCATTAATGGTGTTCTTATCCCTATATGAGCAGCAGCAAGAGAAGGAACTACTTGTGCTGGCCGAGAGATGTGTGCAGCATTTGCAGCGCAACGCCACGGCCATGTCCACCGGTATCGCCTGGCGCGATCCGTATCACCAGAAGTTCTATACCGGCTTTGCACATGGCTCATCAGGTATTCTAGCGGCACTCGCTAAGTTCAATAAAGTGATGGATGCCGGTTCTATCAAACGCACGATTCATGAGGGCCTGTTATTTGAGAGAAGTATGTACGTTTCCAAGGAGAAGAACTGGAAATCCATTGGAAGGGATCAGCTTTCCGTTGCCTGGTGCCACGGCGCTCCCGGTATACTGCTCTCCCGTCATATCTTGCAGGAAAGCGGCTATCACGACAATGATCTAGAATCTGAGATTGATGCCGGACTTGAGACCACAATCAAGCTGGGTCTGGACAATAACCGTTCCTTCTGCCACGGAGACTTCGGGCAGCTCGAAATTCTAAGCAATTTTTCCAGCCAATCCTCCGATATACAGGCCGTTACATCCGACCTGTCCGGACGGCTATTCGAATACTACAACAAGCATGGCATGACCGGAGGCGTATCCCGCGGAGTGGAGGCGGTCGGCTTGATGCTCGGATGGAGCGGCGTGGGCTTTGGGTTGCTTCAGCAAGCCCTGCCCGGTAACCTGCCGCAAATTCTTCATCTGTCCCCGCCAGTCAGATCTTAA
- a CDS encoding ABC transporter permease, whose product MRLLGNELYRFYKNRNTWLITLLLFFITVAYTLLVSFSRPNTLADSGNWRSGVENQIQEDKKQMAALSPSMPMHRFLSEQLVVNQYRLDHDLPPTSKYDALTLINELRPVTTLITLVAIVLAANAIAAEHAKGTIKFVITSPIRRGTYLLLKYASVVINILLLFMAFMMLASLLGYVWLGTGGSNYYLAYQNGAIVKMSMMTYLCLKYLATLANIVMVATLAFAVSVLFRNAILAVGVSLLLYFTGTTMTQFFAMKFGWIKYLIFANYDLSAYLDGRPVVESMTLSFSLTMMAVYFVAFLSISYVTFTRRDITT is encoded by the coding sequence ATGCGACTATTGGGTAATGAACTGTACCGGTTCTATAAAAATCGCAACACATGGCTTATTACATTGCTACTGTTTTTCATCACCGTGGCTTATACTCTCTTGGTTAGCTTTAGCAGGCCGAACACTCTCGCGGACAGCGGGAACTGGAGATCCGGCGTTGAGAATCAGATTCAAGAGGATAAGAAACAGATGGCAGCCTTGTCGCCGTCCATGCCCATGCACCGATTTCTGTCCGAACAGCTTGTCGTGAACCAGTACCGGCTTGACCATGATCTTCCGCCTACTTCTAAATATGACGCATTGACACTGATTAATGAATTAAGACCGGTGACTACGTTGATTACGCTGGTAGCGATTGTTCTTGCCGCCAATGCGATAGCGGCCGAGCACGCTAAGGGAACCATCAAATTTGTCATTACTTCGCCGATACGTAGAGGGACTTATCTGCTACTGAAATATGCCTCAGTTGTAATAAATATTCTGCTACTGTTCATGGCATTTATGATGCTGGCTTCATTGTTGGGCTATGTGTGGTTGGGTACAGGCGGAAGCAATTATTATTTGGCCTATCAAAATGGGGCGATCGTGAAGATGTCGATGATGACCTACCTATGCCTGAAATATTTAGCGACCCTTGCCAATATTGTCATGGTGGCTACTCTGGCCTTTGCCGTATCGGTATTATTTAGAAACGCGATACTTGCGGTAGGTGTCTCCTTGCTGTTGTATTTCACCGGAACAACGATGACGCAATTTTTTGCCATGAAATTTGGCTGGATCAAGTACCTGATTTTTGCGAATTACGACCTATCCGCTTATTTGGACGGCAGGCCGGTAGTTGAGAGTATGACCCTTTCCTTTTCGCTAACGATGATGGCTGTCTACTTTGTAGCCTTTCTGAGCATTTCCTATGTGACCTTTACCAGAAGGGATATTACGACTTAA
- a CDS encoding ABC transporter ATP-binding protein, whose product MGGIKLDFLSINQVSKRIGGKNIIKNVSLSVPKGKIFGLLGPNGAGKTTLIKMMVGIMKMSSGDIRIGGSSIQSEFKDAIRKVGAVIENPSFYGEMTGFQNLRYISAFHMKPNKVNIERQLEAFGLSDSANKRVKKYSLGMKQRLGLAVSLLHNPDLVILDEPTNGMDPQGIIDLRRILRGLAEKHEKTVFLSSHLLSEVELLCDYYGVMNDGELLEIKENGRAANEFRYTLSFDSTCIKRAMQLLTEAGYQVKRNEAAYELSFVLPEEKIMIVINMLNHHQIEVLNMKQARWTLEEDFIALLNANKGAS is encoded by the coding sequence TTGGGAGGAATCAAATTGGACTTTTTATCAATAAACCAAGTCTCTAAAAGAATCGGTGGCAAGAATATTATCAAGAATGTTAGTTTATCGGTTCCCAAAGGGAAAATATTCGGACTACTTGGGCCGAACGGGGCTGGGAAAACAACCTTGATCAAGATGATGGTGGGCATAATGAAGATGTCTTCAGGCGATATTCGTATCGGTGGCAGCTCCATTCAATCCGAATTCAAGGATGCAATCCGGAAGGTAGGCGCAGTGATTGAGAACCCCTCTTTTTATGGGGAGATGACAGGGTTTCAGAATTTGCGTTATATCTCGGCCTTTCATATGAAACCAAACAAGGTGAATATTGAACGCCAGCTTGAAGCTTTTGGACTAAGCGATAGCGCGAACAAGAGAGTCAAGAAATATTCGCTTGGAATGAAGCAGCGTCTCGGTCTCGCCGTTTCGCTGCTGCATAATCCCGACCTGGTTATTTTGGATGAACCAACCAATGGCATGGACCCTCAGGGAATCATTGATTTAAGACGAATCCTACGGGGACTTGCCGAAAAGCACGAGAAGACGGTTTTCCTCTCAAGTCATTTGCTTTCCGAGGTAGAGTTATTATGCGATTATTACGGCGTGATGAACGATGGAGAACTGTTGGAAATTAAAGAGAATGGAAGAGCGGCAAATGAATTTCGGTATACTCTTTCGTTTGATTCCACGTGCATAAAGCGAGCAATGCAGCTGCTCACAGAGGCTGGATATCAGGTGAAGCGTAATGAAGCGGCGTATGAATTAAGTTTTGTACTGCCTGAAGAGAAAATAATGATCGTGATCAACATGCTGAATCATCATCAGATCGAAGTATTGAATATGAAGCAGGCCAGATGGACACTGGAAGAAGATTTCATAGCATTACTGAACGCAAATAAGGGGGCAAGCTAA
- a CDS encoding helix-turn-helix transcriptional regulator produces the protein MGDGDSCLKHHILELRTERGWTQQQLADALQVSRQTVISIERNKYMPSLKLAFRIAEVFQKSIYEVFDYER, from the coding sequence ATGGGAGACGGTGATTCGTGTCTTAAACACCACATTCTTGAACTGCGAACGGAGAGGGGCTGGACTCAACAGCAACTGGCGGATGCCTTGCAAGTCAGCCGTCAGACGGTGATCTCCATCGAAAGGAACAAGTATATGCCGTCTTTGAAACTGGCTTTTCGCATCGCGGAGGTTTTCCAAAAGAGTATATATGAGGTGTTCGATTATGAAAGGTAG
- a CDS encoding MetQ/NlpA family ABC transporter substrate-binding protein produces the protein MARKRSLWFAAVIVATGILAGCGSQNGNGEEAAPQTSAAASEAPKEVTIKVGASAVPHAEILEFIKPKLKEEGVNLEVVTLDDDGQLNPALQEKQIDANYFQHVPYLDSVKGEKGYDFVVTAKVHVEPIGFYSEKLKSKDEISHGAKIGIPNNPSNEYRALVLLQQQGLIKLKDGLTTYEATPKDIVDNPHNLEFVEADAATLPRSLPDLDGAIINTNLVLDAKIDPKTALFREDANSPYANVVVVRKGDENREEIKKLDEALTSPEVKKFIEDKYGVAVVPAF, from the coding sequence ATGGCGAGAAAAAGAAGCTTATGGTTTGCGGCGGTTATTGTGGCGACAGGAATCTTGGCCGGCTGCGGATCGCAGAACGGAAACGGGGAGGAGGCTGCTCCGCAGACCAGCGCGGCTGCTAGCGAAGCGCCTAAGGAAGTTACAATTAAGGTCGGGGCGTCGGCTGTGCCGCATGCCGAGATTTTGGAATTCATCAAGCCGAAGCTGAAGGAAGAAGGAGTTAATCTGGAGGTTGTTACGCTGGATGATGACGGACAGCTTAATCCTGCGCTGCAGGAGAAGCAGATCGACGCTAACTACTTCCAGCACGTCCCTTATCTGGATTCCGTCAAAGGAGAGAAGGGCTATGATTTCGTAGTTACCGCCAAGGTGCATGTCGAACCGATTGGCTTCTACTCTGAGAAGCTGAAGAGCAAGGACGAAATCTCGCATGGTGCGAAAATCGGCATCCCGAACAATCCCTCTAACGAATACCGGGCGCTTGTGCTGCTTCAGCAGCAGGGGCTGATCAAGCTGAAGGACGGTCTGACGACTTACGAAGCGACCCCTAAAGATATCGTGGATAACCCGCATAACCTGGAGTTCGTCGAAGCGGATGCTGCCACGCTGCCGCGTTCGCTGCCCGATCTGGATGGAGCAATTATTAATACTAACCTCGTCCTCGATGCGAAGATCGATCCCAAGACGGCGCTGTTCCGCGAAGACGCGAATTCGCCTTACGCCAACGTAGTGGTGGTCCGCAAAGGCGATGAGAACCGCGAGGAAATCAAGAAGCTGGATGAAGCCCTGACAAGTCCGGAGGTCAAAAAATTCATCGAGGATAAATACGGCGTAGCCGTCGTGCCTGCATTTTAG
- a CDS encoding methionine ABC transporter permease, protein MREDVVDLLWEGLRQTLYMVAWSSVFALLLGTLLGITLVVTDKGGILAAPGVNKVISTAINGVRSIPFIILIVLLLPLSRLIVGTTLGPTAAIVSLSIGAAPFLGRIIENALREVGDGKIEAAKSVGAGPFTIILQVLIPEALPALVRGMTIAVISITEFTAVAGAIGAGGLGSLAIRFGYQRFRTDILLGTVLLIILIVQILQWSGDYIARSIDRRRFKNG, encoded by the coding sequence ATGAGAGAAGATGTAGTCGATTTGCTGTGGGAAGGGCTGCGGCAGACGCTGTACATGGTAGCATGGTCGTCGGTCTTTGCGCTGCTCCTGGGCACGCTGCTCGGGATTACACTGGTAGTTACGGATAAGGGCGGGATTCTTGCCGCTCCCGGAGTGAACAAGGTGATCAGCACCGCAATTAACGGCGTACGTTCCATTCCGTTCATTATCCTGATTGTGCTGCTGCTGCCATTATCCCGGCTGATTGTGGGTACTACGCTCGGTCCGACGGCGGCGATCGTCTCTTTATCTATCGGTGCGGCTCCGTTTCTCGGGCGAATCATCGAGAATGCCCTTCGCGAAGTGGGAGACGGCAAGATCGAAGCAGCCAAATCAGTAGGCGCTGGACCGTTCACGATAATCCTGCAGGTGCTTATACCTGAGGCCTTGCCCGCTCTGGTCCGGGGAATGACGATTGCCGTTATCTCCATCACCGAATTCACGGCGGTAGCAGGCGCCATCGGCGCGGGAGGACTGGGGAGCTTGGCCATCCGCTTTGGCTATCAGCGGTTCCGCACCGATATTTTGCTTGGGACGGTCCTTCTCATCATTCTGATCGTCCAGATTCTGCAGTGGTCCGGCGACTATATCGCCCGTTCCATTGACCGGCGGCGCTTTAAGAACGGGTAG
- a CDS encoding methionine ABC transporter ATP-binding protein — protein MITVTNLNKSYRTRSGTVSALSDINLHIEKGEIFGIIGFSGAGKSTLIRCLNRLEEPDSGSIQIGETIITDLKERELRLARRKIGMIFQQFNLFDSKTVFGNVAFPLKAAGYKKPEIERRVGEILDLVELGGKAGSYPSELSGGQKQRVGIARALAGEPDVLLSDEATSALDPQTTHSILELLADINRRLGLTVVLITHEMDVLRHICGNAAVIEAGRIVENAPVRQLFHNPQSDTAKRFAGIYDFYNNTGNSGQLEVPKPEQREAVLR, from the coding sequence ATGATAACCGTCACGAATCTGAACAAGAGCTACCGGACGCGCAGCGGGACGGTTTCGGCGCTTTCGGATATTAATCTGCATATTGAAAAAGGCGAAATATTCGGCATTATCGGCTTCAGCGGCGCTGGTAAATCCACGCTAATCCGCTGTCTGAACCGGCTCGAGGAGCCGGATTCGGGCAGCATTCAAATTGGCGAGACGATCATTACCGATCTGAAGGAGCGCGAGCTGCGGCTGGCCCGCCGTAAAATCGGGATGATTTTTCAACAGTTCAATCTGTTTGATTCCAAAACGGTCTTTGGAAACGTCGCTTTTCCACTGAAGGCCGCAGGTTACAAGAAGCCCGAGATTGAGCGGCGGGTGGGCGAAATTCTCGACCTGGTCGAGCTTGGCGGCAAGGCCGGAAGCTACCCTTCCGAGCTGAGCGGCGGACAGAAGCAGAGGGTAGGCATAGCAAGGGCGCTCGCCGGCGAACCGGATGTGCTGCTGTCGGATGAGGCGACATCGGCGCTTGATCCGCAGACGACCCATTCCATCCTGGAGCTGCTGGCGGATATTAACCGCAGGCTGGGCCTTACCGTTGTGTTGATCACGCATGAGATGGATGTTCTGCGCCATATTTGCGGCAATGCCGCCGTAATTGAGGCGGGCCGTATCGTTGAGAACGCTCCGGTCCGGCAATTATTCCATAACCCGCAAAGCGATACGGCCAAGCGGTTCGCCGGAATCTACGACTTCTACAACAATACCGGGAATAGCGGACAGCTCGAAGTTCCGAAGCCGGAGCAAAGAGAGGCTGTGCTGCGATGA
- the hydA gene encoding dihydropyrimidinase, whose product MKKIIKNGTIVTAADTFTGDVAIENGIITEIGLNLNADGAEIVDASGRYVFPGGVDPHTHLDMPFGGTVTADDFETGTIAAAYGGTTTVIDFCLTSKGLPLQQAVNTWHEKSQDKAVIDYSFHLMVSELNDKVLAELPQIIENEGITSLKVFMAYKNVLQADDGTLFKTLQAAKKEGALVMVHAENGDVIDYLVTKALAEGNTDPIYHALTRPPELEGEATGRAAYLTELTDSQLYVVHVTCAEAAWKIEEARKKGLRVYGETCPQYLVLDQTALEKPNFEGAKYVWSPPLREQWNQDVLWKSLWNGSLQTIGSDQCSFNFKGQKELGLGDFSKIPNGGPTIEDRFTILYSEGVEKGRISLNKFVDIISTSSAKLFGLFPQKGTIAVGSDADIVIFDPAVQRTLSAETHHMNVDYNAFEGFEVKGEPVSVLSRGEFVIRDKKFVGKAGAGKYLHRKRFGTAPALPAKAEVSGGVV is encoded by the coding sequence ATGAAGAAGATCATCAAGAACGGCACGATTGTAACGGCGGCGGATACGTTTACCGGAGATGTCGCCATCGAGAACGGAATTATCACGGAAATCGGCCTTAACCTGAATGCGGACGGGGCCGAGATCGTCGACGCTTCCGGCCGCTACGTCTTCCCGGGAGGCGTTGACCCGCATACGCATCTGGATATGCCGTTTGGCGGAACCGTGACAGCCGACGACTTCGAGACGGGCACCATCGCCGCCGCCTATGGCGGAACGACGACAGTGATCGACTTCTGCCTGACGAGCAAGGGGCTGCCTCTTCAGCAGGCGGTGAACACCTGGCATGAGAAATCGCAGGACAAAGCCGTCATCGACTACAGTTTCCACCTTATGGTGTCCGAGCTGAACGACAAGGTGCTTGCGGAGCTGCCGCAAATTATCGAGAACGAAGGCATCACCTCCCTTAAAGTGTTCATGGCTTACAAAAATGTGCTCCAGGCCGACGACGGCACACTCTTTAAGACGCTTCAGGCCGCCAAAAAAGAAGGCGCGCTCGTGATGGTCCACGCCGAGAACGGCGATGTGATCGACTATCTCGTGACCAAAGCGCTGGCCGAGGGCAACACCGATCCGATCTATCATGCGCTGACCCGGCCTCCGGAGCTTGAAGGTGAAGCCACGGGCCGCGCCGCCTATCTAACCGAGCTGACCGATTCGCAGCTGTATGTGGTGCATGTGACCTGCGCCGAGGCGGCGTGGAAGATCGAGGAGGCCCGTAAGAAGGGGCTGCGCGTCTACGGCGAAACCTGCCCGCAGTATCTGGTGCTTGACCAGACGGCGCTTGAGAAGCCGAACTTTGAAGGCGCCAAATACGTATGGTCCCCGCCGCTGCGCGAGCAGTGGAACCAGGACGTGCTGTGGAAATCCTTGTGGAACGGCAGTCTGCAGACGATCGGCTCCGACCAGTGCTCCTTTAACTTCAAGGGCCAGAAGGAACTGGGCCTTGGCGATTTCTCGAAAATTCCGAACGGCGGGCCGACGATTGAAGACCGGTTCACCATTTTGTACTCCGAAGGGGTGGAAAAAGGCCGCATCTCGCTGAATAAATTCGTCGATATAATCTCCACCTCCAGCGCCAAGCTGTTCGGCCTGTTTCCGCAAAAAGGGACGATCGCTGTCGGAAGCGACGCCGACATCGTCATCTTCGACCCTGCCGTGCAGCGGACCCTTTCCGCCGAAACCCATCATATGAACGTCGATTACAACGCGTTTGAGGGCTTCGAGGTCAAGGGAGAACCGGTCTCCGTGCTCAGCCGCGGCGAGTTCGTCATCCGCGACAAGAAGTTTGTCGGCAAGGCGGGTGCCGGCAAGTATTTGCACCGCAAACGGTTCGGGACCGCTCCGGCGCTTCCGGCCAAAGCCGAGGTTAGCGGAGGTGTAGTTTAA
- the preA gene encoding NAD-dependent dihydropyrimidine dehydrogenase subunit PreA, with protein sequence MADLSINLAGIKSPNPFWLASAPPTNTGYQVQRAFEAGWGGAVWKTLGDPIINTSARFAAVNFNGQRVAGFNNIELITDRPLEVNLKEIYETKKRFPNHAVVASLMVEPKQEKWHEIVKRVEDVGVDGLELNFGCPHGMAERGMGAASGQQPDLVEAQTYWVKEVATTPVIVKLTPNITDITVTARHAVKGGADAISLINTINSLAGVDIHTWNTIPHIGGKGAHGGYCGPAVKPIALNMVAECARHPEVTVPISGIGGISTWQDVVEFMLMGSTAIQVCTAAMHHGFRIVEEMIDGLNNYLDEKGLASVTELTGKSVSKYSNWGDLNLNYKVVARINEENCINCNKCHIACEDTSHQCIDMLTNAEGKAILKVREEDCVGCNLCSIVCPAEGAIDMVEIDSGLPPMTWNERQRVVGSLSGSYSKAEVVLE encoded by the coding sequence ATGGCAGATTTGAGCATTAATCTCGCAGGGATCAAGTCGCCCAATCCGTTCTGGCTGGCCTCCGCGCCGCCTACCAATACAGGCTATCAAGTGCAGCGCGCTTTTGAAGCGGGATGGGGCGGCGCCGTATGGAAGACGCTTGGCGATCCGATTATCAACACCTCGGCGCGCTTTGCCGCCGTCAATTTCAACGGTCAGCGCGTAGCCGGCTTCAACAATATCGAGCTGATTACAGACCGTCCGCTGGAGGTCAACCTGAAGGAAATCTACGAGACAAAGAAGCGCTTCCCGAATCATGCCGTGGTCGCCTCCCTGATGGTTGAACCCAAACAGGAGAAGTGGCATGAAATCGTCAAAAGAGTCGAGGATGTCGGCGTAGACGGTCTGGAGCTGAACTTCGGCTGTCCGCATGGGATGGCGGAGCGCGGCATGGGCGCCGCATCCGGGCAGCAGCCCGATCTGGTAGAAGCTCAGACGTACTGGGTCAAGGAAGTGGCGACAACACCCGTCATCGTCAAGCTGACTCCCAATATTACCGACATTACGGTAACGGCCCGCCACGCCGTCAAGGGAGGCGCCGACGCGATCAGTCTGATCAACACGATCAACAGTCTCGCGGGAGTGGACATTCATACCTGGAACACGATTCCCCATATTGGCGGCAAGGGCGCCCACGGCGGCTACTGCGGCCCGGCTGTCAAGCCGATTGCGCTCAACATGGTTGCCGAATGCGCCCGCCACCCGGAGGTCACCGTTCCGATCTCCGGCATCGGCGGCATCTCCACCTGGCAGGATGTCGTTGAATTTATGCTGATGGGCTCAACCGCCATTCAGGTGTGTACGGCGGCTATGCATCACGGCTTCCGGATCGTGGAGGAGATGATCGACGGCCTGAACAATTACTTGGATGAGAAGGGCCTCGCATCCGTGACTGAACTGACCGGTAAATCGGTGTCCAAATACTCGAACTGGGGCGACCTCAACCTCAACTACAAAGTGGTGGCCCGGATCAACGAGGAGAACTGCATCAACTGCAACAAATGCCATATTGCCTGCGAGGACACTTCGCATCAATGCATCGATATGCTGACGAATGCGGAGGGCAAAGCGATTCTGAAGGTGCGCGAAGAAGACTGCGTTGGCTGCAATCTGTGCTCGATCGTCTGCCCTGCGGAGGGCGCTATCGACATGGTGGAAATCGACAGCGGCCTTCCGCCGATGACCTGGAACGAGCGCCAGCGCGTCGTCGGCAGCCTAAGCGGTTCTTATTCCAAAGCGGAGGTGGTTTTAGAATGA